In Tetrapisispora phaffii CBS 4417 chromosome 6, complete genome, a single genomic region encodes these proteins:
- the TPHA0F01830 gene encoding uncharacterized protein (similar to Saccharomyces cerevisiae YNL115C; ancestral locus Anc_2.158) yields MNSKAQDTLPNAEVEPVIVNEDETEPLLNKHKQKPNSLKKSPRRIGEESSEPIYMIENESQQNNSQLEEYVLQPNLKKIYLRYKKFRRYSSLILNVCIFVNILWLIFTLVTSYFFSFELQPIIHKRYSGYNDLCIITISIISNCLNLWSNNIEIYSHLDFDLNIILFALTIFNLMLLKIVRYTSERIGIIGVITYAWAATTFGIGILLDWKTANFKKQIVVVYNSGTSQNDNARNINSSRATSIQNDSQINEPTNSNSLQSIYVLPVIGNSQNTQRHTLQEWTYIFVKVFGKLLLLMYMIFFTLNTLLSIWDLSEVTKNLASNKQLKNPENLDGFYWVDKEHTYQLHIKCYGDVFKREPSTSNYNNNIDKLQPIILYEHGGFDTEVSSAAWLHELFVANEIDRYCTYDRPGYGLSDASPALQSISTVINGLGYALTQEANITGPFLCVGYDIGGLYSQVFAGKYNDKTAGLLLIDSWHENLLIKDNIKHILSKDKLSNSHKELPISLQPHTGLTLFFDGLKSTLGLTLQYSWLFRSKNSNDRIFGDYMRFQGKFLRAKFLEKITSSLLSYQDILEHRQILENTKLAVVTSKELVKKSLNWGIWQRELSKISGKTKEWKMVDGGHEIYLSKKGINETKEVLLRLLASS; encoded by the coding sequence ATGAATTCAAAGGCACAAGATACGCTTCCCAATGCAGAAGTTGAACCAGTTATAGTCAACGAAGATGAAACAGAGCCTTTGTTAAACAAACACAAACAAAAACCAAATAGCCTTAAAAAGTCCCCCAGAAGAATTGGAGAAGAAAGCTCAGAACCAATATACatgattgaaaatgaatcaCAGCAAAATAACTCTCAACTAGAGGAATATGTTCTACAACCCAACTTGAAGAAAATCTATTTGAGATATAAGAAGTTTAGAAGATATTCGAGTTTGATTCTGAATGTTTGCATATTCGTCAATATCTTATGGTTAATTTTTACGTTAGTAACAAGCTATTTCTTCAGCTTTGAATTACAACCAATAATACACAAAAGGTACAGTGGATATAACGACCTTTGTATCataacaatttcaattatttcGAACTGTTTAAATCTATGGTCTAACAATATAGAGATATATTCTCATCTGGACTTTGATCTAAATATAATACTCTTTGCTTTGACAATATTCAACTTAATGTTGCTCAAGATAGTGAGATATACGAGTGAAAGGATAGGAATTATAGGAGTAATTACCTATGCGTGGGCTGCCACGACGTTTGGTATCGGGATATTATTGGATTGGAAAACAGCAAACTTCAAGAAACAGATAGTTGTTGTATACAATTCTGGTACATCTCAAAATGACAATGCcagaaatattaattctTCACGAGCTACCTCAATACAAAATGATAGCCAAATAAATGAACCAACTAACTCGAATTCCTTACAGAGTATTTATGTACTTCCCGTAATTGGGAACTCTCAGAATACACAGAGACATACCTTACAAGAGTGGACCTACATCTTTGTAAAAGTTTTTGGAAAGTTACTTTTACTTATGtatatgattttttttactttaaacacattattatcaatttggGATCTATCAGAAGTAACTAAAAATCTAGCatcaaataaacaattaaaaaatccGGAGAATCTTGATGGCTTTTATTGGGTAGATAAGGAACATACTTATCAATTACATATAAAATGCTATGGCGATGTTTTTAAGCGCGAGCCTAGTACAagtaattataataataacatcgACAAGTTACAGCctataatattatatgaGCACGGTGGTTTTGACACTGAGGTAAGTTCTGCTGCTTGGTTACATGAACTTTTTGTGGCTAATGAGATTGACAGATATTGCACATATGACAGACCGGGCTATGGATTAAGTGATGCATCGCCAGCTTTGCAGTCAATTTCAACTGTAATCAACGGTTTAGGATATGCACTTACTCAGGAAGCCAATATTACCGGTCCTTTTCTTTGTGTAGGATATGATATTGGGGGATTATATTCACAGGTATTTGCTGGCAAATACAATGATAAAACTGCTGGATTATTGTTAATTGATTCATGGCATGAAAACcttctaataaaagataatatcaaacacattttatcaaaagaCAAACTTTCAAATAGTCACAAAGAACTACCTATATCATTGCAACCACATACTGGTTTAAcgttattttttgatgGATTAAAGTCAACTTTAGGTTTAACCCTTCAATATTCTTGGCTATTCAGAAgcaaaaattcaaatgatagAATTTTTGGTGATTATATGAGGTTCCAAGGTAAATTCCTGAGAGCAAAATTTCTTGAGAAAATCACGAGTTCTTTGTTAAGTTATCAAGATATACTGGAACATCGCCAAATCCTAGAAAATACGAAATTGGCTGTAGTAACATCAAAAGAATTGGTTAagaaatctttaaattgGGGAATATGGCAACGTGAATTAAGTAAAATTTCAGGAAAAACGAAAGAGTGGAAGATGGTTGACGGTGGCCATGAGATTTATTTATCCAAAAAAGGGATAAATGAAACTAAAGAGGTTCTTTTGAGATTATTGGCGTCTTCATGA
- the DMA2 gene encoding ubiquitin-conjugating protein DMA2 (similar to Saccharomyces cerevisiae DMA1 (YHR115C) and DMA2 (YNL116W); ancestral locus Anc_2.157): MLTPIPFQTNQGNNNSTNGVNNPANNNSTNSASSGRRRGSSFNMILNTFGIRPNNSNTNSANNSNVNLSTNASNSASYDTTNNTTTNNENSNNAASSVNPNEFYQLPISLSLTSTDNNNTNNDNNNSNNNNNNNNDDSNNGNNQSDFFFNLSSNLSNLNGNMNSNTITANVSTNPVDNSNTNSINDLPNTNDALRNLRHYIYGANQENPDSLLQLDLPPNGRAPEACDVDSVRRRKDKNGLFSIRLTPFIDTSSSSNPGLYFDPVIRTAGPGSQLVIGRYTERVREAISKVPENYHPVVFKSKVVSRTHGCLKVDSNGNWYVKDAKSSSGTFLNHQRLSPASTLSKDTILNDGDILQLGMDFRGGTEEIYRCVKMRVELNKSWKRKANTFNKEALQRIRNLQQLTSGLEEEDCSICLSAIKPCQAIFISPCSHSWHFHCIRRLVMMSYPQFVCPNCRSSCDLEASLESSSEDEGDMLIDDENNVDDDLPNHASNENAEVNEAQVTSMNVDSSDENVSSSTD, from the coding sequence ATGTTAACACCCATCCCTTTTCAAACAAACCAAGGGAATAACAATAGCACAAATGGCGTTAATAACCCAGCTAATAATAACTCCACTAATTCAGCAAGTAGTGGTAGAAGGAGAGGATCCAGTTTTAATATGATCTTAAACACATTTGGAATCAGACCAAACAATAGCAATACTAATAGTGCAAATAACAGCAATGTTAATTTGAGTACAAACGCAAGTAATTCTGCTAGTTATGACACGACAAATAATACTACTACAAATAATGAGAACAGTAATAATGCAGCATCTAGCGTCAATCCAAATGAATTTTATCAGCTACCTATATCGTTGTCACTAACATCAACCGATAATAACAATactaataatgataacaataatagtaataataataataataataataatgacgATTCTAATAATGGCAATAATCAAAgtgattttttttttaatctAAGCAGTAACTTGTCAAACTTGAATGGGAACatgaattcaaatactATAACGGCTAATGTTTCCACAAATCCGGTTGATAATTCAAACACTAACAGCATAAATGACCTTCCAAATACAAATGATGCATTACGAAATCTACgtcattatatttatggGGCTAATCAAGAAAATCCAGACTCATTACTACAATTAGATTTACCACCAAATGGAAGAGCACCAGAAGCATGCGACGTTGATTCTGTTCGAAGACGTAAGGACAAAAATGGATTATTTAGTATTAGATTAACGCCTTTCATTGATACTTCCAGTTCTTCTAACCCAGGCTTGTATTTTGATCCAGTTATCAGGACTGCAGGACCAGGTTCTCAACTGGTTATTGGCCGCTACACAGAAAGAGTTAGAGAGGCTATATCAAAAGTTCCTGAAAACTATCACCCCGTCGTGTTTAAGTCAAAGGTTGTGTCCAGGACTCATGGTTGCTTGAAAGTTGATTCAAACGGTAATTGGTATGTAAAGGATGCCAAGTCTTCGAGTGGTACATTTCTAAACCATCAAAGACTTTCCCCTGCATCTACATTATCAAAGGACACAATCTTGAATGATGGAGATATACTACAACTAGGTATGGATTTCCGTGGTGGTACAGAAGAGATTTACCGTTGTGTGAAGATGAGAGTAGAATTGAATAAGTCATGGAAAAGAAAAGCAAATACATTCAATAAGGAAGCCTTGCAAAGGATTAGAAATTTACAGCAGCTAACATCGGGATTAGAGGAAGAAGATTGCTCAATTTGTTTATCTGCTATAAAACCTTGTCAGGCAATTTTTATATCACCATGCTCACATAGCTGGCACTTCCACTGTATTAGACGTCTAGTGATGATGTCTTATCCACAGTTCGTTTGTCCTAACTGTAGGTCAAGTTGTGATCTGGAAGCTTCATTGGAAAGCAGCAGTGAAGATGAAGGTGATATGTTAAtagatgatgaaaataatgttgaTGACGATTTACCTAATCACGCTAGTAATGAAAATGCAGAGGTTAATGAAGCTCAAGTAACTAGCATGAATGTAGATAGTAGTGATGAAAATGTAAGCAGTTCAACGGACtga